Genomic DNA from Desulfonema ishimotonii:
GTCATTGCCGAAGATGATGAACCGTAAACAGGCCGGGGCGGTTCGGCAACGCCCCGGCAGCGGATTCGGTATGCGCCGAACTAGGGTCATCGGCCTCCGGACTTCTGATTGGCAGAAGAGCATATTTTGGTATTGAAAAAAATTGCCGGACATGGCTTCGATGATTAGTGTGATGGATTAAGGATAGACCGGTTTACGTTGCTGGTCTGAAAATCGGATCACATTACGTTCACAGTTTGAAAAGCAAGAATGATTTCGTTAAGAGCGTGTTTGAAAAGCCCCGAAGGGGCCTGTTTCATATTTGCCTGAAACTATAAAAGACGGATCGGATGAAAAGAAAGGACAGGAATGGAAGACCCCAGAGAGACCCTGATGATTAATGCGAATATTGAAATCACCGCCGCAGCGCTTGAGGCGATTGTCAGAAATGCAAAGCAGATCGTCGGGCGGAATGAAAAAGGCCATTACCGCGTGGATACGGCAGATAAGGTCGGGGAGATGATCTCACAGTTTTTATTTGAAAAAGACTTTGAGTCCTATGCTGAGGACATTGAGAATTTCCCGAAATAAAAGCTGTGCCTGAGTGCAGGGCAGATGAAAAATGTTCAGCAGGTTCCGTTCAAAAAGCGGAATTTTCCTTAAACGAAAACTCACTCAAAGGAGGCTTTAATGGCAAAGAACATGAGCAAATGGGAATGTCCGTGCGGGTATATTTATGACCCTGACGAAGGAGATGCCGGGAATAACATCTCTATCGGCACCTCATTTGAGGATCTGCCCGAAGAGTGGACCTGTCCGAAGTGCGGGGCGGAAAAAGAGTTTTTTGAAGAGATGGACGACTAGGATTTTCAGATATCCGGGCACGGTTCAGCGCGATGCCGAACCGTGCCGATGTTTTTTTCAGCGGTTCTGCGCATACCAGACGCATTCGCGGGTCAGGGGGCAGGCCCCGCATTCGGGGTACCGTGCCCGGCAGACCCGTCTGCCAAAGCGGACCATGTTGAGGTGCAGGGAAAAGGAGTTGCCGGGCGGC
This window encodes:
- a CDS encoding rubredoxin yields the protein MSKWECPCGYIYDPDEGDAGNNISIGTSFEDLPEEWTCPKCGAEKEFFEEMDD